The Sorangiineae bacterium MSr11954 DNA segment CGTTGGGCATTCCCACCGGCGACCGGTACCCCTCCCCGTCGCTCAGCCCCGATTTGCTCAAAAAGGAGACGCTCGAGACCTTGGTGGACCTCTTCGTCCACCTGGCCAAGCGTCAGCCGACGGTGCTGGTGGTGGAGGACGCGCACTGGAGCGACGCATCGACCCTGGAGCTCCTCGATCTTCTGCTCAACGCCATGACCGACGCGCGCCTCATGATCCTGGTGACGGCCCGCCCGGACTTCCACTCGCCGTGGCCGCAGCGCGCGCACCTGCGGCGCCTGCCGCTGGGGAGGCTCTCGGCCGAGCACACCGCCACCATGATCGCCTTCGCCAGCAAGGGGCGGACCTTGCCCGCGCGCGTGGTCGCGCAGCTGGTGCAGCGGACGGACGGGGTGCCGCTGTTCATCGAGGAGCTCACCCACCGGGTGGCCGATGCGATGGATCAGGCCGACTCCACGGACATCCTCCGCGCGCTCGACTCCTATGGATCCGGCGCCATCCCGGCCACCCTCGAGGCGCTCTTGCACGCGCGGCTCGACGCGCTGCCGCAAGAAGGCCGCGACGTCGCGCGCCTGATCGCCGTGCTCGGGCGGGACGTCAGCTACGATCGGATCGCCGCGACGTGGGAGCACACCGAGGGGCTCTTGCGGGTCGGGCTGATGCAGCTGGTGGAGTCGGACGTCCTTCGCAGGAGCGACCGCACGGTGGAGGCGCGCTACACGTTCAAGCACGCCTTGGTGAAGGACGCCGCGTACCAATCGCTCACGCGCGGCCGCCGCGGCGAGCTCCATCGGCGGGCGGCCGAGGTCCTCTCCGAGCGCTTCCCCGGGGTGGTGGAGCAAAATCCGGAGCTGGTGGCCGCGCACTTCATGGAGGCGGGCTGCCACGAGAACGCGGTGGTCTACTTCGAACGCGCCGGGGAGCGGGCGCTCGCGCGCTCGGCCAACGACGACGCCGCGACCCACTTCCGCCACGCGATCGATCAGCTGCGGAGGCTCCCCGAGAACGAGGCGCGTGATCCACGGGAGCTCGCGCTGCAGCTCGGCCTCGGCCGGGCGCTCCTGGCGGCCAACTGGTCCAACGAGATCCGCCAAGTGTACGAGCGGGTTCGCGAGCTGGGGCGCCACGCGGGGGGCTACGATGCGCAGCCCTTCTCCTCGCTGCTGGGGCTCTGGCGGTTTTATTCGCTGGCGGGCGATATCGCGAGCTCGGGCGAGCTGGCCCACCATCTGATGGCGCACCCCGAGACGAGCAAAGACTCCGGGGCGAAGTTCCTCGCGCACGCGGCGATTGGAATGCCCTCGATGCTCGCGGGCGACTTCGTCACCTGCCGCAACCACCAACGGGCGGCGCTCGCGCTCTACGACGAGACGGAGCACAGTGGGCTCACCTTGATGGTGGGGGTCGATCCCTGCGTGGACAGCGGCCTTTGCTTGGGCTTCACGTACTGGACGTTGGGCGCATTGGACGAATCGGTCCAATGCGTGCAGAACACGGTCGAGCACGCGCGCCGCAAGAATCACCCCTTTAGCCTCTCCCTGGCGCTGTTGCACGCGGGGTTCATGCACAACTTCCGCGGCGAGCCGGAGGGGAGCCTGGCGCGGGCCAACGAGGCCACCCGGCTGGCCACCGAGCACGGGCTCGACGCGGCGCTGGCGCTGGCGAAGGTCGTGCGCGGCTGGCGGCGCGCGGGCTTGGGCGAGCCGGGGGCCGTGCAGGAGCTTCAAGAGGGGGTCACCGAGCAGATCGAGTCGGGCCTGGTGACGGCCATCACCCTCTGCTTTGCGCCGCTGATCTGGGCGCGATGGAAGGAGGGCGATCTGGACGGCGCCACCCGCGCTCTGGATCAAGCGATGACCTTCGTGGACAAGGGCGAGCGCATCGCCGCCGTGGAGCTCTTCCGACTTCGAGGCGAGCTCCTACATGCAAAAGGAGCCAATCCCACCGTCGTGTGCGACTGCTTCGAGCGCGGACTGGACCTCGCGCGCGCGCAGCGGGCCCGCTCGTGGGAGCTGCGCCTTTCGCTGAGCTACGCGCGTTTGCTGGTGAGCCTGGAGCGCACGCCCGAGGCCAAGCAGCTCCTGAGCTCCATTCTGGCTCAGTTCACGGAGGGGCTTGGCACCCAAGACGTGCGCGAGGCGCGAGCATTTCGAGAGATGCTGGGGGTGTGATGACGTCATCCGAGCAACGTGCAACGTCTTGGGACGCGGCCCCCGAGCGAGGTACGTTCGATGGACCGTCATGCGCACGGCCGTCTGAAAAGGAGCCCCAGCAGATGCCCACGTCCAAGCCGTTTGATCTTCAAGATCGACTCTCCGAGATGCACTCCCTCAGGCACGACGTGCGCAGCCGCTTGCACCTCGCGGGCGCGGCGGAATTGAAAGAATGGCAAAAGCTCGAACCCGATACGATGGAGATCGAGCGCCAATCGGTGAGCGAGGGCCTGCGGGCGAACCTGGAGTCGGTCATCGCCCGGCTCGCCCGGCTTCGGGCCGCCATCGATCAGGGCATCCCCAGCTCGAAGGGGCACTGAGCGTGCATCGTCCACCGGTGCGCGGGATATCCCCCGCCGGAAAGGAACGATGATGAATACCTCAGGCACCGGCAACATCCCCACGCGGGGCGAGAGCTTTCCCCTCGACAACCTGACGTACGATCTCGTCACCATCATCCAGGAGAAGTCGAAGGCGCTGGAGGCCTATGGCCGCTATTGCGAAGACGCGCGCAACGACGCGGAGGTCCTCCGGGCCCTCGAACAGATCCGGCGCGACGACGCGGCCCACATTCAGCAGCTGACGCAGCACCTGTCGCGTTGTCTGCAAAAGACCGGTTCGTCCGCGCAAGGTTCGTCCGCGCAAGGGCAAGGGCAGCCGCGGACCACGCAGGGCTCGCGGTAAATAAAAGACGCGTAGGCTGCAAGAACCCCTGCATGGCCTTGCAGTCTACGCGTTGACGTTGGCGTCCGGTGTTTACGGACGCCATCATTGCTTATCCTTTATCGCATTTCGAATGTCGCCACTCGAATTCTGACTTTTCTGGTTTCTATTTTCTATCCTTTGTGGCTTTGAGCGCCGGCCTTGGCGTGCTGCTCCGAGCGATCGCCGCGATGCGCGTTGGCGCCCCGGGCTTCCCCGCCCTTGCGGCCGATTTCTGCCATGTGCTGGCGATCTTGGCTCACGGCCTCCCCACCTTTCCGGCCGGCCTCGCGCGCCTCCTCGGGGGTGAACTCGTGCGCGGTGCCCTTGGCGTGCGCAGCGTGACCGCCCTGGCTGGCGATCTTTCGCTGCTTCTCTTCGTCCATCGAGGCAAAGCCACGGTGGCTCGTGCCTTGATTCGAACCCTGCGTATGCTTGTCCTGAGCCATTCGTTGCTCCTTTCTGAGGGCTCACACCCGAGCGTCATCGCCCGAGCGCGCTTTCTCACCCGTCACGTGTCAGCTGGAACTTGGGTGAGTCATCCCTCGTCCTGCAGCCACCGTGCCCTCGCGCCTCGCCTTGGCGGCGCTCGAAGCGCGGCGCGGGTCGAAGGTGAGGCGCCATCGAAATCCATCGACGATTTCGCTCCACAGCGACACCTTGCCCCAGATCATGCCATTTTTGGCTCCCGACGCGTCAGAAGGCTGAACCGGGTGCCCTACCCCTCGACATCCCCGACGATCTTCGCGACATTGACGGGCACGAGCCCGGCTGTTCTGGCCGCTGGGGGGCAAAAAAATCGACGGGGTCATGTCGAGAACCCGGAGCGGGCTCCGACTCACCCCTGAACGCAGCCATCGAGGCGCGACATTCGAACAGGAGCCATGGATATGAAGTTCATTCTGATGATGAATATGCCCCGCGGTACCGGCGAGTACGAGATCTTCAAGTGGGCGCCCGAAGCCATCAAGGCGCACATCGACTTCATGAGGAGCCTCAATAAGGATCTGCGGGAGGCCGGCCAGCTCGTCAGCTGCGAGGGCTTGACCCCGCCGAATCAAGCGCGGATCGTGCGGGCCGGCAAGGGAGGAGCGCCCGAGGTGACGGACGGGCCGTTCGCCGAGTCCAAGGAGTTTCTCGCCGGTTATTGGATCGTCGACGTGGAGTCGCCCGAGCAGGCGTACGCGATCGCCGGGCGGGCATCGACGGCACCCGGGCGCGACGGAGAGCCCCTGAACATGGCCATCGAGGTCCGTGAAGTGATGAGCGGCCCTCCCGCCTAGAAGGTCTCGCGGTATAAGGGGGTGTGGCGGCATTCTCGGGCGAGCACCTGCTTCGCGATCTTGCACCGCAGGTGCTCGGTGTGGTGACCCGACGTTTCGGCGACTTCGCGGCCGCCGAGGACGCGGTCCAAGAAGCGCTCACGGCCGCGGCCATGCAGTGGCCCACGGCCGGCGTGCCCGAGAACCCACGCGCCTGGCTCATTCACGTCGCCGGCCGCCGCATGTCGGATCATTTGCGCGCCGAGAGCGCGCGGCGGCGGCGGGAGACGGCGCTGGTCATGGAGTCGCCATCGGCCGAAGAGCCGGTGGCGGCGGGCGAAGGCGGCGGCGAAGACGGGGCCGAGCACGATGACACGCTCGCGCTCCTCTTCATGTGCTGCCACCCCGCGCTCACGCGGCCATCGGCCATTGCGCTCACCTTGCGCGCGGTCGGCGGATTGACGACCGAGCAAATTGCCAATGCGTTTTTGGTCCCCGAGGCCACGATGGCGCAGCGGATCAGCCGCGCAAAGCAGACCATCAAAAAATCGGGCCTGAGCTTTTGCATGCCCACGGAGGACGAGCGCGCCGAGCGGCTCGGTGCCGTGCTCCACGTGCTCTATTTGATCTTCAACGAGGGCTACGCCAGCAGCGTGGGCACCAGCCTGCAGCGCGCCGATCTCGCGAGCGAGGCCATCCGGCTCACGCGCGCCGTGCACCGGCTGCTCCCGAACCTCGGCGAGGTGGCCGGGCTCTTGGCGCTGATGCTCCTCACCGACGCGCGCCGCCTTGCGCGAACCGGACCGGTCGGCGAATTGATTCCGCTCGACGAGCAGGATCGTTCGCTTTGGGACCGCGCGGCCATCACCGAAGGCGTGGCGCTCGTCAGCGAGACGTTGTCGCGCGGGGCCGTGGGCCCGTATCCGCTTCAGGCTGCGATCGCGGCCGTTCACGCGGAGGCCGCGCACGCGAAGGACACGGACTGGCCGCAAATTTTAGCCTTGTACAGCATTTTGATGCGCATGTCCGACAACCCCATGGTGGCGCTCAATCACGCCATTGCGGCCGCCATGGTGCACGGTCCGAACGCGGGGCTCGAGCTCTTGAAGCCGCTCGACGGCGACGAGCGATTGGCGGGGCATTACCGCCTCTCCGCCGTTCGCGCGCATTTGTTGGAAATGGCCGGCGATCACCCGGCCGCGATAGCCCATTACCGGACGGCGGCCAGTCGAACATCGAGCACGCCCGAACGGAACTATCTCCTCATGAAGGCAAGCCGCCTCGGCACCGCATAAACGGCGCGAGGGCGCGGATCCCCGCGATGACGCCGTCTCCAATCGCCTGACGCAAACGTGTGCGCTCTTGCCACGCCGGGGCAATGTCGCGCGGCCCGTGCCTGATGCGATGCAGGTGCGATGACCCTCGAAACAACGGCGAATTGCCGAGATGGCATGTCTCGTGCGACTTGGCGGCCCAATGGATTCGACCGGCAATGCGGTCGTCTCTTTTCTCGGTGCTTTCTAGGAGGACGAGATGAATCTTATGAAGACAAGGCTTGGCCCGCGGTCTTTGGCGAGGCGCTCGGCGTTGGTCGCAACGGTGCTCGCAGGCACCGCGTTCCTCACGACCACGAGCTGTATCTCCACCACCTCGGGATTGGGCGAAGGCAGCAGCGAAGGGTGCCCCGAGTTCAAATCCCAGACCGGCACGGTGGACGCGAACGTCAAGGTCGACGCGAAGGTTCGCACCTTCATGCAAGCGTCCGTGGACCTTCGCGCCATCGCCGACAAGGTGAAGGTGGACGTGAAGGGCGCCTGCATCAAGGTCGCGACGGATCTGGGTGCGACCGACACCTGGTCGACCTTCGGCGACCGCGACGAGGCCATCGCGAACAAGGACAAGACCGGCGCATGCGACGCCGCCCGCGCGCGCATCGTGGCCATCATGGAGAGCGAAGCCGGCAAACGCGCCAACTTCGCCCTATCCATATCGCGCGGCGCGTGCCACGCCGATTTCGAGGCGCAGGTGGCGTGCGAGGCCAAGTGCAACACGCAGACGAAGTGCGATCCGGGCAAGGTCGAGGAGCGCTGCCAGCCGGGGCAGCTCGCCGTGCAATGCCAGGAGAAGTGCTCGGCGCAGTCGTACTGCGAAGGACGGGTGGACGCCTCCGCCAACTGCGAAGGAAAGTGCGAAGCCGAGTGCACCGGGAAGTGCCAGGGCACGTGCGTCGACGAGAACGGGAAGCGCACGGAGAACGACGAGAACTGCCGCGGGAAGTGCACGGGCGCGTGCAGCGGAAAGTGCACGGGTAGCTGCAAGGTGGAGGCCTCCGCGGGCATCGCGTGCGGCGCCAGCGTGAAGTGCAAGGGCCAGTGCACGTCCACGTACACCGATCCGGTGTGCGAGACCACGTTCACCCCGCCCAAGTGCGAAATCGATCAATCGTGCTTCGCGGGCTGCCGCGCCACCACCGCGGCCAACACCAAGTGCGATCCGCCGCAGGTGAAGCTGGTGTGCGACGCGCAAGGGTCGGCCGACGTGCAGAAGCTGGTGGCCACCATCAACGCGAACCTCCCGACCTTGGTGGCGGCGGCCGAGGTTCGAGGCAAGAGCGTGGTCGAAGTGGGCAAGCAGCTCTCGGCGAGCGGCTCGGCGGTGCTGAAGGCGTCGGGTGATCTCGACGGCAAGTCGCTCTCGTGCGCCACGGCAGCCGTCCAGGCCGTGGATCATGCTTCGGGTACGTTGGACGTCGCCATCAATGCCGGCGTGGACGTGACCGATTCGTGCGGCTCGCATGCGCACTAACGCGCACGCGCTCCTCGGAGCCCGCGCGGTGGCCAGCATGATGGCCGCCGCGTCGCTCCTCCTTGCCTCCTCTCCGGCCTCGGCGCGCGGGCGCGCCGAGCAGGGGGAGGTGCAGGAGGGCGGGGCCGAGAGGGTCGAGAAGAAGGAAGACCGCGCGGAGCAAAGAGACGCGAGCACCAAGGGCGAGCCGCAACCAAAGCGCGAGATCGTGTGGATGAAGGCGGAGGCCGGGTTCGAGAGCTTGCACCTTCGAACGTTCAAAGCGGACATCGACACCGTCTCGTTGGGGATCCTGCCCGCCAACGCCGTGGGGCCCACGGTGGGGGTCGGCGTGGGGGTTCGCTTCGTCTTCGTCACCTTGGGTGTGCGCGGTCGTTTCAGCTCCTTTGGCGGCGATGCGCCCGGGCAACGCGAGGGCTTTCAGCTCTGGACGCTCAACGCGGAGCTGGGCTTGCGCGCGCCGGTCGGACGATTCGAGCCTTACGTTACGTTGGCGGGCGGATATGCCACCTTCGGCGGGCTGTCCACGGCCTTCGATGGGCTGCGGCGCGGGCTGGACGTCAACGGCGTGAACACGCGCCTGGCGATTGGGGTCGACTATTACCTCACGCAAAATATCTCGGTGGGTGCGTCGCTCGGCGGGGAGCTCCTCTTCATCACGCGACATGGCACCTCCGTGCGGGATCTGGCGACCCCGCGCGAGGTCGATACGTTGAACCAAGCCAAGGCGCGCGTGCTGGAGGCCAACGGCTCCAACGTGGGCGCAGCATGGTCGGGCACCGCCGGGCTCGGCGTGCATTTCTAACTTCGAGGCGGCGCGCGCGTCCGCTCAGACGCGCGCGTGCAAAATGCGGCCGACGACGGGACCGACCCGCAAATCGTCCTCGCGATCCGAGAAGTAGCGCGCGTTGATGGCGGGCGGGGCCAGGACATCGATATGCCGAAACCCCATGGCCGAGAGCTCACGGCTGAGGGCGGAGGGATCGAAGGAGGAAATCCAGGGCTCGCCGAGGGAGGCCACGGTCTCGGCGAGCACATCGAAGGCGCGGCGCTCGTCCTCGGCGAGCCCGTCCGGCGGCGCGGCGAAGTCGAAGACGATCTCCGAGCCCGCGGGCCTTTGGGCGACGAAGTGGAGGGTGGCCATCACGGCGCTCTTGGTGAGGTAATTGGCGACGCCGAGCCACGAGAAGAAAGCCGGGCTGGAGAAATCGAAGCCGGCGTTGGCGAGGCCTTCGGAGAGGGTTTGCTTCTCGAAGTCGATGGGCGCAAAGGTGAGCGAGGGCGGGGCTACGATGCCCGCTTCGGCGAGCCGTTCGCGCTTCCAAGCTTGGGTGGCCGGATAATCGACCTCGAAGACCCGCAAGGACGCATCCCGGTTTCGATATGCAAATGTATCGAGCCCAGCGCCGAGGATCACGTATTGGCGGACTCCGCGCAAGGTCGCCCACTCGAGCGCATCCTCCGTAAAGCGACTTCGCGCCACCAAAAAGGCGCGCAATGTCTCACGCGACCACACCTGGCGATCCGCCGGCTCCGATCCAATTTCATCCTTCGCGTGCTCGCCCACGATGCGCACGGCGAGCGGGTCTTCGAAGACCAACGGCCGATCGAGGATTTGATGAACGGCGCGGCGCACGGCGACGTGCATGGCGGTGGTGCTCGGTCGATTCTCTTGCATGGCGATCTCCACGGAGTGTGAAACCCGAAATCCAGAGAGACGGTCCGAGGGATCACGTAGGGCGCCGTGCATTTGAAATAAGTGAAAATCGTCTTTGCCCGCCGAGGCGCGAGCGAACCTGTCACTCGGTTCGTCGCAGGCCGGGCTCGCCCATCCATCGCACAACGAGGCGCCCGCGAGGTTTCAAAAACGCGTTTGAAGTCGAACGCCCGCCACACCGGGGGCGGTCATGGGGACGATCTGGGTTCGCGCCGTATGGCGTTCGCTCTTTGGCGCGAGCACCCAAACGAGGCCGCCCGCGATCAGCGCGGCGCCCGCCCCGCCGTACGCGATCCAGCCGAGGGTCGCGTGGCTTCGGCCCGTGTCATCGAGATCGCGAACGCGCGCGCACTCCGCGCTATTGGGGTTTGCGCACGCGTCGCGATCATGGCCAATGTCGTCTTTCTTCGATTGGGCGCTGAGCGAGAACGCCACCCCTGCCCCGAGCGCGGCCACGGCGACGCCGCCCAGGATCCACGTGGCGGTGGGCGGCATGCCCACCCCGCCGGATCGCTCCGCGGTCTTCGAGGGCGGCGACGGATCGTTCGAAGCCAACCCCGGGCCGGCCGCCGACGGCGCGCCCCCGGCGGCGCTGCTCGGTGGGGCGGCGCTGCCTGGTGGGGCGCGTGAGGGCAGATCGAGCGGTACGACCGTCTCTTTGCCCGCGGGCGCATCCACCTCCGCGCGCCGCAACACGCTGGCCACGACGACCTCGACGACGTGGTTGCCCGGCGTCACGTCGAGACCATTTTTTCGCTCTTCGCTGGGGATGCGAACGCCATCGACCGTCACGGGGGCCGTCTCCGGTACATCGATGCGCAAGTGGCCGACTTGCGGGATCAGCTCCTCGAGCAAGCCCTGCCCCTGCTCCTTCTTCTTGGGATCGGCCGCAGGATCCGCCAGGTACATCCGCAGGTGCTTCAACGCTTCGAGCGGGCGATTCGAATCGATTTCGGACCGCATCAAGCTCCACAGGGTTCGGGGCGACGCCACCAGCCGATACGACTTGAGAAACTCCAGCCGCGCCGTCTCGGCGTCCGCCCGCTTCACCGCATCGTGCCCGCGCCGGTCATGCTCTGCCGCCTCGCGCTCGCTGGACGCGGTCGATTGTGCACCGGCGGGCGATGCACACAGCGCTGCGAGCGACAGGGTCGCGGTGACGATCCGAGGGCGCAGACGGCGCAGAAAGCGCAGGCGGCGCGTGCAGCGGGGGTTCGGGGCATCCACGTGCGGCCCATCATAGCCGATGGCCCGATGTCATTCAGCCATCGACGGTGCGGGCTCAGCGAGCTTGGAGCTGCTTTTGGATCGACAGCTCGTCGGTGACCCGCCAATGGTCGGCGATGCGTCCATCGCGGATCTCCTCGATGTTGATCTGATTGACGCGAACCCGCCGGCCGGTGGGCGGGGCGCCGAACAATTCACCGGTGTTGGTGCCGGTCATCACCGTGCGCAGCACCACGCGGTCTTTGGTGACGACCATATCCTCGATTTGAAAATGAAGATCCGGAAAGCCTTGCCGAATGGCCTGCACGATGGGCTTGAGGCCTTTTGGCCCGCGAGGAGGGTTGGGCGTGCTGGGTGTATGATTCACGTAATTGTCGGTCAGCAGCTCGTCGAGCACATCGACCCGCCCCTGATTCCAAACTTCATTGAAATAGCGGGTCCCAATCTCCCGATTGTGCGCCAGCACACCGGCGTCCACGTCCCCCGCCGACTCCGCCGCCCGCTGACTCGCGCCGCCGCACCCCAAACCAAGCCCCACCGCCCCAAAAAGAACCGCTCCGCGAAGAACCCTCGTCATGCTCTGCACCATGCCGGAACGATAGGCTGAGCCACCTGGCGTGGTCAGTTGGCGCCCGCGCACATCGCGACTGCATCGATGCACAGGTTCGAGCCGGGCGGACGCGGGCGGGGCGCGCGAGGCGGATTCGGCGCGCGGGCGGATGATGCTTGCGGCGGACTAAGCGCGCAGAAGCACGGTCTCGCGACCGCCGGCCGTGCGCGTCTTCTCCACGCGCGTGCGCTCGGTCAGCGGAGGCGCTTGGCGACGGCGGTCGAAGATTGCCAGGAACCCGTGATGGAGGCCGAGCCGGGTCAGATAGCCTTCGAGCTGCGCCAAGCCTTCCGGAAGCGGATCGGGCCGTCCCTCGCGCCAGACTTTGAGCTCGATGGCCTCGCGCTGCCAGCCCGTCTTGTCGGGGAGCGGCCAGCGGACCAGCAGATCGATGCGGCCGCGGCCCACGCCGACCTCGCGCTCGATGTACCCGCCCCCGTTCACGATGCGCTGGAGAAACGCCATCAGCACGAGCTGCGGGGCCACCTCGTGGTAGCTCATCGCCGAGGCCAGAATTTCGCCGTGCTCCACCCAGAAGCGGGTGAACTCGGTCAGCATCTTCTCCATGTCGAGGTGGCCGTCGGGACGAACGAAGCTCTTCGTCTCGAGGGGAATTTGCCGCTCGACCCCCGACGCAAGGATCCGTGTGATGACCTCGCGGTAAATGGGATTGGCAATCTCGACTGTGGGACCAGCGGCCACGAGGCCCAAGTCGACCACGTATTGAAAGTCGTCCTCGTAGGTGTCCAAAGCCGTCGACGTGGTGCCCGCCAGCACGGGCTCCAAAATGCGGCGCACGCGATCTTCGTGCAGGCGCGCCACCAGCGAATCGAGGTGCGTGGCGCGCGCGAGGATCAGGCGCTCCTTCGCTTGCTCGATGTGTTCGCGCGTGATCCGCGCAGGCGGCAGGATGCTCATTTCTTCGAGGATCTCGCGACCGATGGCGTTGGTGAGCCAGGGCTGGCCGCGCGTGAGCTCCCAAATGCGCGAAAGTGCATCTTCGTCGATGGGTTGTCCCGTTCGATCGATGTGTTGCTGGTAGAGGGCGCGGACCTCGCCTTCCGTGAAATCACGAAGCCGGAGCGATGCGAGCTTGATGTTGAATGGGCTCGACGTTCCCAACCGGGACGGGTCGCCACCGCTCGCGGCCTTGTAGTCGCGCACGTCGCGCAGGCCGCACAGGATCACGGCGTGTGGAGCTTGGTGGGGCCGATCGAAAAATCCGCGGCGGAGCTGCCGAAGCACGGATCGCAGGCTCTCGCCTCGCAAAGCATCGATCTCATCGAAGAAGAGAACCAGCGGACGGGGGCATTGCTGGGCCCATGCGGTCAAGCCGAGCGAGAGCAAGGTGCTGTCGGGTTCCGCGGGCCACGAAGCGGGCGGACGAAGCTCGGTCGGAAGATGAATGTTGGCCGAGAGCGATATGGAGCTCAGGATCGCGCGCTGCGCCTCGGCAAAATCATCCTGCGCCGGCTCCGCGGCTTCGCACGAGAAGTGCAGCGCGGCATAGACCCCCTCCGCGGTCAGCGCGCGGGCGAACGCGTGCAACGCCGTGGTTTTCCCCGTCTGCCGCGGGGCGTGCAGGACCAGGTAGTCGCCTTGATCGATGTAGCGTCGAGCCTCGGGCAAACGCTGCATCGGCGGGATCATGTAATGGCGTGCCGCATCGCAAGGGCCGGCTGTGTTGAAGCGGAGCACGCCCCACATCGTACACGCGTCAGCCTGGGTTCGCCGGTAGTTTCGCGCTTGGCGACAGGGGCTTCGACGAGGACGATGCACTCGGCGGCGGCGTCGCCGGCACATGCGGCCTTCGCGCTCCCGAACCCGCGCCGGACACCACCGGCAACGTACCCGCTCCGGCCGATGCACCCGATCCCGCCGATGCACCCGATCCCGCCGATGCGCTCGGAGCGATCGGTGCACTCGGAACGACCGGCGCCTCGGGCGGCGCCGAGACCGTCGCGAGCACCGCGCCCATGGTTTCGCTGCCCCGCGCCGAAGGCGCTGACAACGTTGTCCCCGCGTTCGCCGAATGCCCCCGCATGCTGGCGAACAACCCCACGATCCCCGCCACGGCGATGCCCCCCACACAGCCCAATACCGCGTAGACGCCCTTGCCGCCTTTGCTCACGCGCGACGGCTTCGGCGGCGCCAGCGACTGCGCCGAGATCAACGTCGATGGACCTTGCGGCGGGGTCGAAGCCTGCGCCGGGGTCGAAGCCTGCGCCGGGGTCGAAGCGTGCACCAACGGCGAGGCGCGCACCGCGAGCGGCATCGTCTCGGCACCGACCTCGTCGCCCACGCCCAC contains these protein-coding regions:
- a CDS encoding ATP-binding protein → MIPPMQRLPEARRYIDQGDYLVLHAPRQTGKTTALHAFARALTAEGVYAALHFSCEAAEPAQDDFAEAQRAILSSISLSANIHLPTELRPPASWPAEPDSTLLSLGLTAWAQQCPRPLVLFFDEIDALRGESLRSVLRQLRRGFFDRPHQAPHAVILCGLRDVRDYKAASGGDPSRLGTSSPFNIKLASLRLRDFTEGEVRALYQQHIDRTGQPIDEDALSRIWELTRGQPWLTNAIGREILEEMSILPPARITREHIEQAKERLILARATHLDSLVARLHEDRVRRILEPVLAGTTSTALDTYEDDFQYVVDLGLVAAGPTVEIANPIYREVITRILASGVERQIPLETKSFVRPDGHLDMEKMLTEFTRFWVEHGEILASAMSYHEVAPQLVLMAFLQRIVNGGGYIEREVGVGRGRIDLLVRWPLPDKTGWQREAIELKVWREGRPDPLPEGLAQLEGYLTRLGLHHGFLAIFDRRRQAPPLTERTRVEKTRTAGGRETVLLRA